A section of the Maylandia zebra isolate NMK-2024a linkage group LG8, Mzebra_GT3a, whole genome shotgun sequence genome encodes:
- the LOC143419924 gene encoding collagen alpha-1(XII) chain-like, protein MDHLLLVLLLLWGSGVRCETAKVDLVMLVDESGSISRNDFDKIQTFLVAIVSGLNIGPDAVQIGLTLFSTEARTEWHLNTHQTKQTLLRAIEELKKTGGSTKTGKALEHILHNQFKPRLGMRPDSRRIAVLITDGESQDKVLLPSKNLKHNDIEVYAIGVQGARESELKVIASDNDHVYFLKDFKSLNGIIRNITIDLSKGSNNLGK, encoded by the exons ATGGATCACCTGCTGCtggttctgctgctgctgtggggcTCAG GTGTTCGCTGTGAAACAGCCAAAGTTGACCTTGTGATGTTGGTGGATGAGTCTGGGAGCATCAGCAGAAATGACTTTGATAAAATTCAAACGTTTCTTGTTGCCATCGTCAGCGGCCTCAACATTGGTCCCGATGCAGTCCAGATCG GTCTGACTTTGTTCAGCACCGAAGCAAGGACAGAGTGGCACCTGAACACCCACCAGACCAAACAAACCCTGCTGAGGGCCATAGAAGAACTCAAAAAAACTGGTGGGAGCACCAAGACAG GAAAAGCTCTGGAGCACATCCTCCATAACCAGTTTAAACCCAGGTTGGGAATGCGTCCAGACTCCAGAAGGATTGCCGTTCTGATCACAGACGGGGAATCCCAGGATAAAGTACTCCTGCCTTCAAAGAACCTGAAACACAATGACATCGAGGTCTATGCTATTG GTGTGCAGGGTGCCAGAGAGAGTGAGCTAAAGGTCATCGCCTCTGATAATGACCACGTGTACTTTCTCAAGGATTTCAAGTCCCTTAACGGTATCATCAGAAATATCACCATCGACCTCTCAAAAGGCTCAAATAACTTAGGTAAGTAA